A window of Dasypus novemcinctus isolate mDasNov1 unplaced genomic scaffold, mDasNov1.1.hap2 scaffold_124, whole genome shotgun sequence contains these coding sequences:
- the WIZ gene encoding LOW QUALITY PROTEIN: protein Wiz (The sequence of the model RefSeq protein was modified relative to this genomic sequence to represent the inferred CDS: deleted 1 base in 1 codon): MAASTAQCRVTKAEGKAAAGPRAGGARERAPAGPPPPGPPSPGPAALPAPPPPPPPPPPPPPPPPPPPPPPPPPRDGPKAEPGPGPAPTPGLGPEENTMVAVDLGSPPLLKKSLPVPGPLEQVACRLSSKVAAELPHGSKQELPDLKAQSLTTCEVCGACFETRKGLSSHARSHLRQLGVAESESSGAPIDLLYELVKQKGLPDVPLGLPPGLTKKSSSPKEVVAGAPRPGLLALAKPLDAPSVNKAIKSPPGFSAKGLAHPPSSPLLKKAPPALAGSPTPKNPEDKSPQLSLSPRPASPKAQWPQSEDEGPLNLTLDSDGGRELDCQLCGAWFETRKGLSSHARAHLRHLGVSDPDAKGSPIDVLHGLIRRDVRLLPGRGALAQPARPPPACVALSLLPPPPPAKKAKLKAAGMASPWGKQDLSAAGIFWASDAEPSPLNLSSGSEPARDIRCEFCGEFFENRKGLSSHARSHLRQMGVTEWYVNGSPIDTLREILKRRTQARPGGSPSLPGPSPKALAKMVGGGGGPGSSLEARSPAELPISPLAKKLAPPPGSPLGHSPAASPPTARKMFPGLASPALPRKLKPEHMRVEIKRELLPGALHGDPHPAEGPWAAPREDMTPLNLSSRAEPARDIRCEFCGEFFENRKGLSSHARSHLRQMGVTEWSVNGSPIDTLREILKKKTKPCLIKKEPPAGDLAPALAEDGSPAAGPGPVPVPLPLAPLAGRPGKLGAGPAHVPRELSLTPITGAKPSATGYLGSVAAKRPLQEDRLLPLEVKAKSYIQTELPFKAKALHEKASHSSTEACCELCGLYFENRKALASHARAHLRQFGVTEWCVNGSPIETLSEWIKHRPQKVGAYRSYIQGGRPFTKKFRSAGHGRDGDKRLALGLTPGALAVVGRSAGAELGPEAGRAADGGERPLAASPPGAVKAEEHQRQNINKFERRQARPPDVPAARGGEDASDLQQKLEEVRQPPPRVRPVPSLVPRPPQTSLVKFVGNIYTLKCRFCEVEFQGPLSIQEEWVRHLQRHILDMNFSKADPPPEEPQAPQAQTAAAEAP; encoded by the exons ATGGCCGCCTCCACCGCCCAGTGCCGAGTGACAAAAGCGGAGGGCAAGGCGGCGGCGGGGCCGCGCGCGGGGGGCGCCCGGGAGCGCGCGCCCGCGGGGCCGCCCCCGCCCGGGCCCCCGAGCCCGGGCCCCGCCGCGCTTCCtgcgccgcccccgccgccgccgccgccgccgccgccgccgccgccgccgccccca cccccgccgccgccgccgccgccgcgggacGGGCCCAAGGCCGAGCCGGGGCCCGGGCCCGCGCCCACGCCCG GCCTGGGTCCCGAAGAGAACACAATGGTAGCCGTGGACCTGGGCTCCCCCCCACTGCTCAAGAAGAGCCTGCCTGTCCCAGGGCCCCTGGAGCAGGTGGCCTGTCGGCTGAGCAGCAAAGTGGCCGCAGAGCTTCCCCACGGCAGCAAGCAGGAGCTGCCGGACCTCAAGG CCCAGAGCCTGACCACCTGCGAGGTCTGCGGCGCCTGCTTCGAGACGCGCAAGGGCCTGTCGAGCCACGCGCGCTCCCACCTGCGGCAGCTGGGGGTGGCCGAGTCGGAGAGCAGCGGCGCCCCCATCGACCTCCTCTACGAGCTCGTCAAGCAGAAGGGCCTGCCCGACGTGCCCCTCGGGCTGCCCCCGGGCCTGACCAAGAAGTCCAGCTCGCCGAAGGAGGTGGTCGCCGGGGCCCCCCGGCCCGGCCTGCTCGCCCTGGCCAAGCCCCTGGACGCCCCCTCCGTCAACAAGGCCATCAAGTCGCCTCCCGGCTTCTCGGCCAAGGGCCTGGCCCACCCGCCCAGCTCCCCGCTCCTCAAGAAGGCGCCGCCAGCCCTCGcgggctcccccacccccaagaaccCCGAGGACAAGAGCCCCCAGCTGTCCCTGAGCCCCCGGCCGGCCTCCCCAAAGGCACAGTGGCCCCAGTCCGAGGATGAGGGGCCCCTGAACCTCA CTTTAGATAGTGACGGGGGCAGAGAGCTGGACTGCCAGCTGTGCGGTGCCTGGTTTGAGACCCGCAAGGGCCTGTCCAGCCACGCCCGCGCCCACCTGCGCCACCTGGGCGTCAGCGACCCGGACGCCAAGGGATCCCCCATAGACGTGCTCCACGGGCTCATCCGGAGGGACGTCCGCCTCCTGCCCGGGCGCGGCGCCCTGGCCCAGCCGGCGCGGCCTCCTCCCGCCTGCGTGGCCCTCTCCTtgctcccccccccaccgccggCCAAGAAGGCTAAGCTGAAGGCCGCGGGTATGGCCAGCCCCTGGGGGAAGCAGGACCTCTCGGCCGCCGGCATTTTCTGGGCCTCTGATGCGGAGCCGTCTCCTCTCAACCTCT CCTCGGGCTCCGAGCCGGCGCGCGACATCCGCTGCGAGTTCTGCGGCGAGTTCTTCGAGAACCGCAAGGGCCTGTCGAGCCACGCGCGCTCCCACCTGCGGCAGATGGGCGTGACCGAGTGGTACGTCAACGGCTCGCCCATCGACACGCTGCGGGAGATCCTGAAGAGACGGACCCAGGCCCGGCCCGGCGGCTCCCCGAGCCTGCCGGGGCCCAGCCCCAAGGCCCTGGCCAAGATggtgggcggcggcggcgggcccgGCAGCTCCCTGGAGGCCCGCAGCCCCGCCGAACTTCCCATCTCGCCCCTGGCCAAGAAGTTGGCGCCGCCACCAGGCAGCCCCCTGGGCCACTCGCCCGCCGCCTCCCCTCCCACTGCTCGGAAAATGTTCCCCGGCCTGGCCTCGCCCGCCCTGCCCAGGAAGCTGAAGCCGGAACACATGCGGGTGGAGATCAAGCGGGAGCTGCTGCCTGGGGCCCTGCACGGGGACCCGCACCCCGCCGAGGGTCCCTGGGCGGCTCCACGGGAGGACATGACGCCCCTGAACCTGT CATCCCGGGCCGAGCCGGCGCGCGACATCCGCTGCGAGTTCTGCGGCGAGTTCTTCGAGAACCGCAAGGGCCTGTCGAGCCACGCGCGCTCCCACCTGCGGCAGATGGGCGTGACCGAGTGGTCCGTCAACGGCTCGCCCATCGACACGCTGCGGGAGATCCTCAAAAAGAAGACCAAGCCGTGCCTCATCAAGAAGGAGCCCCCGGCCGGAGAcctggcccctgccctggccGAGGACGGGTCCCCCGCGGCGGGCCCCGGGCCCGTGCCCGTCCCCCTGCCACTGGCGCCGCTGGCGGGCCGGCCGGGCAAGCTGGGAGCCGGGCCCGCCCACGTGCCCCGGGAGCTCAGCCTGACACCCATCACGGGGGCCAAGCCCTCGGCCACAGGCTACCTGGGCTCCGTGGCGGCCAAGCGGCCCCTGCAGGAGGACCGCCTCCTCCCGTTGGAGGTCAAGGCCAAATCCTACATCCAGACGGAACTGCCCTTCAAGGCGAAGGCCCTCCACGAGAAGGCCTCCCACTCGT cCACCGAGGCCTGCTGCGAGCTGTGCGGCCTCTACTTTGAGAACCGCAAGGCCCTGGCCAGCCACGCGCGGGCGCACCTGCGGCAGTTCGGCGTGACCGAGTGGTGCGTCAACGGCTCGCCCATCGAGACGCTGAGCGAGTGGATCAAGCACCGGCCCCAGAAGGTGGGCGCCTACCGCAGCTACATCCAGGGCGGCCGCCCCTTCACCAAGAAGTTCCGCAGCGCGGGCCACGGCCGCGACGGGGACAAGCGGCTGGCCCTGGGGCTGACGCCCGGGGCCCTGGCGGTGGTGGGCCGCAGCGCCGGGGCCGAGCTGGGGCCCGAGGCCGGCCGGGCGGCCGACGGCGGGGAGCGGCCCCTGGCCGCCAGCCCGCCGGGCGCGGTGAAGGCCGAGGAGCACCAGCGGCAGAACATCAACA AATTTGAGCGCCGCCAAGCCCGCCCCCCCGACGTCCCTGCAGCCCGGGGGGGCGAGGACGCCAGTGACCTGCAGCAGAAGCTGGAGGAAGTGCGGCAGCCCCCACCCCGTGTCCGGCCGGTCCCCTCCCTGGTGCCCCGGCCCCCCCAGACGTCGCTCGTCAAGTTTGTCGGCAACATCTACACCCTCAAGTGCAG GTTCTGCGAGGTAGAATTCCAGGGCCCCCTCTCGATCCAGGAGGAGTGGGTGCGGCACTTACAGCGGCACATCCTGGACATGAATTTCTCCAAAGCGGATCCCCCGCCCGAGGAGCCCCAGGCCCCGCAGGCACAGACAGCGGCGGCAGAGGCGCCCTAA